Proteins encoded together in one Ipomoea triloba cultivar NCNSP0323 chromosome 4, ASM357664v1 window:
- the LOC116015394 gene encoding 60S ribosomal protein L37a produces MTKRTKKAGIVGKYGTRYGASLRKQIKKMEVSQHSKYFCEFCGKYAVKRKAVGIWGCKDCGKVKAGGAYTLNTASAVTVRSTIRRLREQTES; encoded by the exons ATG ACCAAGAGAACCAAGAAGGCTGGTATCGTAGGAAAGTATG GTACTCGTTATGGTGCGAGTTTGAGaaaacaaattaagaaaatggAGGTTAGTCAGCACAGCAAGTACTTCTGTGAGTTCTGTGGAAAG TATGCCGTGAAGAGGAAGGCTGTTGGTATTTGGGGATGCAAAGATTGTGGGAAAGTGAAAGCTGGTGGTGCATACACACTGAA CACTGCTAGTGCTGTGACTGTTAGGAGCACCATCCGAAGGCTCCGAGAGCAGACTGAGAGCTAG
- the LOC116017402 gene encoding probable serine/threonine-protein kinase PBL19, with amino-acid sequence MSCLFYFKEKGKGRGQRSAPVLKEESKSDVSGSERAAISSCSASSHLSFSEVYEGKAQNLRVFSFSELRQGTNNFSRLLKIGEGGFGCVYKGKIKPVDGNGEPVVVAIKKLNRDGYQGHKQWVAEVQFLGVVEHPNLVKLIGYCGVDGERGIQRLLVYEFMQNKSLEDHLFSKAYPALTWQRRLQIVLGAARGLAYLHEELEVQVIYRDFKSSNVLLDNDFKPKLSDFGLAREGPTGLHTHVSTAAVGTYGYAAPDYIETGHLTAKSDVWSFGVVLYEILTGRRSIERSRPSSEQKLLSWIKHYPAESRKFSMIMDPRLENQYSESAARRIAKLADSCLSKSPKARPKMSQVVETLQQIIQSCCENSPSFEHFQSAAEDSADDEQEPEQNGPTESEKRRMAHLAKLSERVGGLSRKGFMIMQRAKVT; translated from the exons ATGAGTTGTTTGTTTTACTTCAAGGAAAAGGGCAAAGGTAGGGGGCAAAGATCTGCACCAGTGTTGAAAGAGGAGAGTAAATCAGATGTTTCAGGATCTGAGAGGGCTGCAATATCTTCATGTTCAGCCTCATCCCACCTCAGTTTCTCTGAGGTGTATGAAGGGAAAGCTCAGAACCTGAGAGTGTTCTCTTTCAGTGAGCTTAGACAGGGAACCAATAATTTCAGCAGGTTGTTGAAGATTGGTGAAGGCGGGTTTGGGTGCGTTTACAAGGGTAAAATTAAGCCTGTTGATGGAAATGGTGAACCTGTTGTGGTTGCTATTAAGAAACTCAATAGAGATGGTTATCAG GGCCATAAACAATGGGTAGCAGAAGTGCAATTTCTCGGGGTTGTGGAGCACCCGAATCTTGTCAAACTAATTGGATATTGTGGTGTTGATGGGGAGAGGGGCATACAGCGACTACTCGTCTATGAATTTATGCAGAACAAAAGTCTTGAAGACCATCTTTTCAGCAAGGCTTATCCCGCTCTTACCTGGCAAAGAAGACTGCAAATAGTGCTTGGAGCAGCTCGGGGATTGGCTTATTTGCACGAAGAATTGGAAGTTCAG GTTATATATCGAGATTTCAAGTCTTCAAACGTGTTGTTAGATAACGATTTCAAGCCAAAGCTCTCAGACTTTGGCCTTGCAAGGGAGGGCCCAACAGGTCTTCACACTCATGTCTCCACAGCA GCTGTAGGAACGTATGGATATGCAGCCCCGGACTACATTGAAACTGGCCATCTCACAGCCAAGAGCGACGTATGGAGCTTTGGCGTTGTCCTATACGAGATCCTAACCGGAAGAAGATCAATCGAGAGAAGCAGACCGAGCTCAGAACAGAAACTTCTGAGCTGGATTAAGCATTACCCTGCAGAAAGTCGAAAATTCAGCATGATAATGGATCCAAGACTGGAAAACCAGTACTCAGAAAGTGCAGCTAGGAGGATTGCAAAGTTAGCAGATAGTTGTCTGTCAAAGAGTCCAAAGGCACGACCAAAAATGAGCCAAGTAGTTGAAACTCTGCAGCAGATCATTCAGAGTTGCTGCGAAAACAGCCCCTCGTTCGAGCATTTCCAGTCTGCTGCAGAAGATTCAGCCGACGATGAGCAAGAGCCCGAGCAGAATGGGCCTACAGAATCAGAAAAAAGGCGGATGGCGCACTTGGCAAAACTAAGCGAACGCGTTGGTGGGCTTAGCAGAAAAGGGTTTATGATCATGCAGAGGGCCAAAGTTACTTGA
- the LOC116017069 gene encoding FCS-Like Zinc finger 3-like gives MESRTALYYTGCEEHQYQPHFLDACFLCQRSLGPNSDIFMYRGNTPFCSQECRQEQIEMDEANEQRQKLSSSSSSSSSSSKRSSKTQRQTATQESTTKETDTKKAVRTGTVAVA, from the exons atggagtCAAGAACAGCTTTGTATTATACTGGGTGTGAAGAACACCAGTACCAACCCCATTTTCTTGATGCTTGCTTCCTTTGCCAGAGATCTTTGGGTCCTAACAGTGACATCTTCATGTACAG AGGGAATACACCATTTTGCAGCCAAGAATGCAGGCAAGAACAGATAGAGATGGATGAGGCTAATGAGCAGAGACAAAAgctttcatcttcatcttcttcttcttcttcctcttccaagAGATCATCAAAAACACAAAGACAGACAGCAACCCAGGAATCCACAACCAAGGAAACTGACACCAAGAAAGCTGTAAGAACAGGCACAGTGGCTGTGGCTTAA